The Pongo abelii isolate AG06213 chromosome 11, NHGRI_mPonAbe1-v2.0_pri, whole genome shotgun sequence genome includes a window with the following:
- the ZDBF2 gene encoding DBF4-type zinc finger-containing protein 2 isoform X2: MIPDGSSEIQEVMKNSGKHLFSAQHRSLTRQSRRQICTSSLMERFLQDVLQHHPYHCQESSSTQDETHVNTGSSSEVVHLDDAFSEEEEEEEDEDKVEDEDATEERPSEVSEPIEELHCRPHKSQEGTQEVSVRPSVIQKLEKGQQQPLEFVHKIGAGVKKCNLVDIGQATNNGSNLVRPPVICNAPASCLPESSNDRPVTANTTSLPPAAHLDSVSKCDPNKVEKYVEQPDGASRNPVPSSHVETSSFSYQKHKESNRKSLRMNSDKLVLWKDVKSQGKTLSAGLKFHERMGTKGSLRVKSPSKLAVNPNKTDMPSNKGIFEDTIAKNHEEFFSNMDCTQEEKHLVFNKTAFWEQKCSVSSEMKFDCSSLQSASDQPQETAQDLNLWKEERIDQEDNYESRGSEMSFDCSSSFHSLTDQSKVSAKEVNLSKEVRTDVQYKNNKSYVSKISSDCDDILHLITNQSQMIVKEISLQNARHISLVDQSYESSSSETNFDCDASPQSTSDYPQQSVTEVNLPKEVHIGLVDKNYGSSSSEVSADSVFPLQSVVDRPPVAVTETKLRKKAHTGLVDNYGSSCSETSFDCDVSLESVVDHPQLTVKGRNLKGRQVHLKHKKRKPSSAKAHLDCDVSLGTVADESQRAVEKINLLKEKNADLMDMNCESHGPEMGFQADAQLADRSQVAEIEPQKVDVDLENKSVRSSRSSLSSDSPASLYHSAHDEPQEALDEVNLKELNIDMEVKSYDCSSSELTFDSDPPLLSVTEQSHLDAEGKERHIDLEDESCESDSSEITFDSDIPLYSVIDQPQVAVYEEETVDLESKSNESCVSEITFDSDIPLHSGNDHPEVAVKEVIQKEEYIHLERKNDEPSGSEISSDSHAPLHSVTNSPEVAVKKLNPQKEEQVHLENKENEPTDSEVSLDYNIIFHSVTGHSEDPIKEISLHTKEHMYLENKSVFETSLDSDVPLQAATHKPEVIVKETWLQREKHAEFQDRSTEFSSSKTSLDSGVPHYSVTEPQVAVNKINRKKQYVLENKNDKCSGSEIILDSNVPPQSMTDQPQLAFLKEKHVNLKDKNSKSGDSKITFDSAQLQEAVKKIDQWKEEVIGLKNKINQPSTYKLIHDPDVSVQSVADQPKVAIKHVNLGNENHMYLEVKSSQYSCSGMNLDSGFLGQSVVNRPQITILEQEHIELEGKHGQCCGSEVSFDSDDPLQSVADRLRETVKEISLWKDEEVDMEDRRNEAKRFEIMYDSDVLQPVAGQPEEVIKEVSLWKEHVDLENKIVKPTDSRINFDSREPLQSVTNKIPGVNKERNLLREEHVCLHDKGYVPSDSEIIYVSNIPLQSVIKQPQILEEEHTSLEDKSSNSCSPEESSDSNDSFQAAADELQKPVKEINLWKEDHIYLEDKSYKLGDFDVSYASHIPVQFVTDQSSVPVKEINLQKKDHNDLANKNCEVCGSEIKCHSCVHLQSEVDQPQVSYKEADLQKEEHVVMEEKTDQPSDSEMMYDSDVPFQIVVNQFPGSVKETHLPKVVLVDLVPSDSDYEVISDDIPLQLVTDPPQLTVKDINCINTECIDIEDKSCDFFGSEVRCSCKASTPSMTNQCKETFKIINRKKDYIILGEPSCQSCGSEMNFNVDASDQSMTYESQGPDEKMVKYIDSEDKSCGYNGSKGKFNLEDTSHRTTHRLQKAHKEANLRKDPRNAGLKGKSCQSSASAVDFGASSKSALHRRADKKKRLKLKHRDLEVSCEPDGFEMNFQYAPPLLSDTDQPQETVKKRHPCKKVSFDLKEKNRDSQSSSVPKVDSVRNLKKAKNVIEDNPDEPVLEALPHVPPSFVGKTWSQIMREDDIKINALVKEFREGRFHCYFDDDCETKKVSSKGKKKVTWADLQGKEDTAPTQAVSESDDIVCGISDNDDLSVALDKPCHRHPPAERPPKQKWRVASQCQTAKISHSTQTSCKNYPVMKRKIIRQEEDPPKSKCSRLQDDRKTKKKVKIGTVEFPASCTKVLKPMQPKALVCVLSSLNIKLKEGEGLPFPKMRHHSWDNDIRFICKYKRNIFDYYEPLIKQIVISPPLSVIVPEFERRNWVKIHFNRSNQNSSAGDNDADGQGSASAPLMAVPARYGFNSHQGTSDSSLFLEESKVLHAREIPKKRNFQLTFLNRDVVKISPKSVRNKLLESKSKKKIHGKVTTSSNKLGFPKKVYKPIILRQKPRKASEKQSIWIRTKPSDIIRKYISKYSVFLRHRYQSRSAFLGRYLKKKKSVVSRLKKAKRTAKVLLNSTVPPAGAEELSSAVANPPPKRPVRASCRVARRRKRSDESYHGRQKGPSTPVRAYDLRSSSCLQQRERMMTRLANKLRGNEVK, translated from the coding sequence TTCAACACAAGATGAGACACATGTGAATACTGGGTCATCGTCTGAAGTGGTGCATTTGGATGATGCTTTttctgaagaagaggaagaggaagaggatgaggatAAGGTTGAGGATGAGGATGCTACCGAAGAGAGACCCTCCGAGGTTTCAGAACCTATTGAAGAGTTACATTGCAGACCTCATAAATCTCAGGAAGGCACGCAGGAGGTTTCAGTTCGACCATCAGTTATTCAAAAACTGGAGAAGGGACAGCAGCAGCCCTTGGAGTTTGTTCATAAAATTGGGGCTGGTGTGAAAAAATGTAACCTAGTAGATATTGGTCAGGCTACAAATAATGGAAGCAACTTGGTACGCCCCCCAGTGATTTGTAATGCTCCTGCTAGTTGTTTACCTGAAAGCTCTAATGATAGACCAGTTACAGCTAATACAACTAGTTTACCACCAGCAGCTCATTTGGATTCAGTTAGCAAATGTGACCCAAACAAAGTTGAGAAATATGTTGAGCAGCCAGACGGGGCCTCTAGAAATCCTGTGCCATCATCCCATGTAGAAACTTCTTCATTTTCGTATCAGAAACATAAAGAATCAAATAGGAAATCTTTACGCATGAATTCAGATAAGTTGGTTTTGTGGAAAGATGTAAAATCTCAGGGTAAAACTTTGTCAGCTGGCTTGAAATTCCATGAACGCATGGGTACTAAGGGCTCCTTAAGAGTTAAATCTCCTTCCAAATTAGCAGTAAACCCGAATAAAACTGACATGCCTTCTAATAAAGGAATCTTTGAAGATACTATTGCAAAGAACCATGAGGAATTCTTTTCTAACATGGATTGTACCCAAGAAGAAAAGCATTTGGTTTTTAACAAGACAGCCTTTTGGGAACAGAAGTGCTCAGTGAGTTCTGAAATGAAGTTTGATTGTAGCTCTCTTCAGTCAGCATCTGATCAGCCCCAAGAGACTGCACAAGACTTAAATCTTTGGAAGGAGGAGCGAATTGACCAAGAAGATAACTATGAATCTAGAGGTTCAGAAATGAGTTTTGATTGCAGTTCCTCTTTTCATTCACTGACTGACCAATCTAAAGTGAGTGCCAAAGAAGTAAACCTTTCCAAGGAAGTACGTACTGATGTACAGTATAAGAATAATAAATCTTACGTTTCTAAAATAAGTTCTGATTGTGATGACATTCTTCACTTGATTACCAACCAATCCCAAATGATTGTTAAAGAAATAAGTCTTCAGAATGCAAGGCATATTAGCCTGGTTGACCAAAGCTACGAATCTAGTAGTTCTGAAACGAATTTTGATTGTGATGCTTCACCTCAGTCCACTAGTGACTACCCTCAACAATCTGTAACAGAAGTAAACCTTCCTAAGGAAGTGCACATTGGTTTGGTTGATAAGAACTATGGTTCCAGTAGCTCTGAAGTAAGTGCTGATTCTGTTTTCCCACTGCAGTCAGTGGTTGACCGACCCCCAGTGGCTGTCACAGAAACAAAACTTCGGAAGAAGGCTCATACCGGCTTGGTTGATAACTATGGATCGAGTTGTTCTGAAACAAGTTTTGATTGTGATGTTTCTCTTGAGTCAGTAGTTGATCATCCCCAACTGACTGTCAAAGGAAGAAACCTGAAAGGTAGACAAGTCCACCTAAAACATAAGAAGCGTAAACCCAGTAGTGCTAAAGCACATCTTGATTGTGATGTCTCACTTGGGACAGTTGCAGATGAATCCCAGAGGGCTGTTGAAAAGATAAATCTTCTGAAGGAGAAGAATGCTGACCTTATGGATATGAACTGTGAATCCCATGGTCCTGAAATGGGTTTTCAGGCTGATGCTCAATTAGCTGACCGGTCTCAAGTAGCAGAAATAGAGCCTCAGAAGGTGGATGTTGACCTTGAGAATAAGAGTGTTCGGTCTAGCCGTTCTTCTCTAAGTTCTGATTCTCCGGCTTCTCTTTATCATTCAGCTCATGATGAGCCTCAAGAAGCTTTGGATGAAGTAAATCTTAAAGAGTTAAATATTGACATGGAAGTTAAAAGCTATGATTGCTCCAGCTCTGAGTTGACTTTTGATTCTGACCCGCCTCTTCTGTCAGTTACTGAGCAGTCTCATCTGGATGCTGAAGGAAAAGAACGGCACATTGACCTGGAAGATGAGAGCTGTGAGTCAGATAGTTCTGAAATAACTTTTGATTCTGATATTCCTCTTTATTCAGTAATTGACCAACCTCAAGTAGCTGTTTATGAGGAAGAAACTGTTGATCTGGAAAGTAAAAGTAATGAATCTTGTGTCTCTGAAATAACTTTTGATTCTGATATTCCTCTTCATTCAGGAAATGATCACCCTGAAGTAGCTGTTAAAGAAGTAATTCAGAAAGAAGAGTACATTCACTTAGAAAGGAAGAATGATGAACCCAGTGGTTCTGAAATAAGTTCGGATTCCCATGCCCCTCTTCATTCAGTGACTAATTCTCCCGAAGTAGCTGTTAAAAAGCTAAATCCTCAAAAAGAAGAGCAGGTACActtagaaaataaggaaaatgaacCTACTGATTCTGAAGTAAGTTTGGATTATAATATCATTTTTCATTCAGTGACTGGACATTCTGAAGATCCCATTAAAGAAATAAGCCTTCACACAAAAGAGCACATGTACTTAGAAAATAAGAGTGTTTTTGAAACGAGTTTGGATTCTGATGTCCCTCTTCAGGCAGCGACTCACAAACCTGAAGTCATTGTCAAAGAAACGTGGCTTCAAAGAGAAAAGCACGCTGAATTCCAAGATAGAAGTACTGAATTCAGTAGTTCAAAAACAAGTTTAGATTCTGGTGTCCCTCATTATTCAGTAACTGAACCTCAAGTAGCTGttaacaaaataaacagaaagaagcaATATGTTCTAGAAAACAAGAATGATAAGTGTAGTGgttctgaaataattttggatTCTAATGTTCCACCTCAGTCAATGACTGACCAACCTCAACTAGCTTTTTTGAAGGAAAAACATGTTAATCTGAAGGACAAAAATAGTAAATCAGGTGATTCTAAAATAACTTTTGATTCTGCACAACTTCAGGAAGCGGTTaaaaaaatagaccaatggaaggaAGAGGTTATTGGCCTGAAAAATAAGATTAATCAACCTAGTACTTATAAATTAATACATGATCCTGATGTTTCTGTTCAATCTGTGGCTGATCAACCCAAAGTAGCTATTAAACATGTAAACCTTGGGAATGAAAACCATATGTACTTGGAAGTTAAGAGCAGCCAATATAGTTGTTCAGGAATGAATTTGGATTCTGGTTTCTTGGGTCAGTCAGTAGTCAATCGACCTCAAATAACTATTTTGGAGCAGGAGCACATTGAACTAGAAGGTAAGCACGGTCAGTGTTGTGGTTCTGAAGTAAGTTTTGATTCTGATGACCCTCTTCAGTCAGTGGCTGACCGGCTGAGAGAAACCGTTAAAGAAATAAGCCTTTGGAAGGATGAAGAAGTTGACATGGAAGATAGGAGAAATGAAGCTAAGCGTTTTGAAATTATGTATGATTCTGATGTTCTTCAGCCAGTGGCTGGCCAACCTGAAGAAGTAATTAAGGAGGTCAGTCTTTGGAAAGAGCATGTTGACTTGGAAAATAAGATTGTCAAACCTACAGATTCCAGAATAAATTTTGATTCTCGTGAACCCCTTCAGTCCGTAACTAATAAAATTCCAGGggtgaataaagaaagaaatcttttgAGGGAGGAACATGTTTGTCTGCATGATAAGGGCTATGTGCCCAGTGattctgaaataatttatgtttcaAATATCCCTCTTCAGTCAGTGATAAAACAACCACAAATTTTGGAAGAGGAGCATACCAGTCTGGAAGATAAGAGCAGTAATTCTTGTAGTCCTGAAGAAAGTTCTGACTCCAATGACTCTTTTCAGGCAGCAGCAGATGAGCTTCAAAAACCTGtcaaagaaataaatctttggaAGGAAGACCATATTTACCTGGAAGATAAGAGCTATAAATTAGGTGATTTTGATGTAAGTTATGCTTCTCATATTCCTGTTCAGTTTGTGACTGATCAATCTTCTGTACCTGTCAAAGAAATAAACTTGCAAAAGAAGGATCATAATGATCTAGCAAATAAGAACTGTGAAGTCTGTGGTTCTGAAATAAAATGTCATTCTTGTGTTCATCTTCAGTCAGAAGTTGACCAACCTCAAGTGTCTTACAAAGAGGCAGACCTTCAGAAGGAAGAGCATGTTGTCATGGAAGAAAAGACCGATCAACCTAGTGATTCAGAAATGATGTATGATTCTGATGTTCCTTTTCAAATAGTAGTTAACCAATTTCCAGGATCAGTCAAAGAAACCCACCTTCCAAAGGTGGTACTTGTGGATCTGGTGCCCAGTGATAGTGATTATGAAGTAATTTCAGATGATATTCCCCTTCAGTTAGTGACTGACCCACCTCAGTTGACTGTCAAAGATATCAACTGTATAAATACAGAATGTATTGATATAGAAGATAAGAGCTGTGACTTTTTTGGTTCTGAAGTCAGATGTAGTTGTAAAGCCTCTACTCCCTCAATGACAAACCAATGCAAAGAgactttcaaaataataaaccGGAAGAAGGACTATATTATTCTGGGAGAGCCAAGTTGTCAGTCTTGTGGTTCTGAAATGAATTTTAATGTCGATGCCTCTGATCAGTCCATGACTTACGAGTCACAAGGACCTGATGAGAAAATGGTGAAATATATTGACTCAGAAGATAAGAGCTGTGGATATAATGGTTCTAAAGGAAAATTTAATTTGGAAGACACTTCTCATCGAACGACTCACCGACTGCAGAAAGCTCACAAAGAAGCCAACCTTCGGAAAGATCCAAGAAATGCTGGCCTAAAAGGTAAGAGCTGTCAGTCTAGTGCTTCTGCAGTGGATTTTGGTGCCTCTTCCAAGTCAGCGCTCCATCGAAGGGCTGATAAAAAAAAACGTTTGAAGCTAAAACATAGAGATCTAGAAGTGAGCTGTGAACCAGATGGTTTTGAGATGAATTTTCAGTATGCTCCCCCTCTTCTGTCTGATACTGATCAGCCTCAAGAAACTGTTAAGAAAAGACACCCTTGTAAGAAGGTATCTTTTGACTTGAAAGAAAAGAACCGTGATTCCCAGTCAAGCTCTGTTCCCAAGGTTGATTCTGTAAGGAACctgaaaaaagcaaagaatgtCATAGAAGATAATCCTGATGAACCAGTTCTTGAAGCCTTGCCTCATGTACCTCCTTCATTTGTGGGGAAAACATGGTCTCAGATAATGAGAGAAGATGACATAAAAATTAATGCTCTGGTGAAGGAGTTTAGGGAAGGTCGTTTCCACTGTTACTTTGATGATGACTGTGAGACCAAAAAAGTTTCTtcgaaggggaaaaaaaaggttaCCTGGGCTGACTTGCAAGGTAAGGAGGACACTGCACCAACTCAAGCTGTGTCAGAGAGTGATGATATTGTCTGTGGTATTTCAGATAATGATGACTTGTCAGTGGCCTTAGATAAACCATGCCATCGTCATCCTCCAGCAGAGAGGCCTCCTAAGCAAAAGTGGCGTGTGGCTTCTCAATGCCAGACAGCGAAAATCAGCCATAGTACTCAGACCAGTTGTAAGAATTACCcagtgatgaaaagaaaaataattagacaagAGGAAGACCCACCAAAAAGTAAGTGTTCACGTTTACAGGATGacagaaaaaccaaaaagaaagtcaaaattGGGACAGTTGAATTTCCTGCATCATGTACTAAAGTTTTGAAGCCTATGCAACCCAAAGCCTTAGtctgtgttctttcttctttaaatattaaacTGAAGGAGGGTGAAGGCCTTCCTTTCCCTAAAATGAGGCACCATAGTTGGGATAATGATATTCggtttatatgcaaatataaacGGAATATCTTTGATTATTATGAGCCCTTGATTAAGCAAATTGTAATTAGTCCTCCCCTGAGTGTAATAGTACCAGAGTTTGAGAGGCGTAACTGggttaaaattcattttaataggAGCAACCAAAACTCCAGTGCAGGAGATAATGATGCTGATGGACAAGGCTCTGCTTCAGCACCTTTAATGGCAGTGCCGGCAAGATATGGATTTAATTCACATCAGGGAACCAGTGACTCTTCTCTGTTTCTGGAAGAATCAAAGGTTCTGCATGCTCGTGAgattccaaagaaaagaaatttccagCTAACATTTTTAAATCGTGATGTTGTCAAAATCTCTCCAAAATCAGTTAGAAATAAGCTTTtggaaagtaaaagtaaaaagaaaattcacgGAAAGGTGACAACTAGTAGTAATAAGCTAGGTTTTCCCAAAAAGGTTTATAAACCAATTATTCTCCGGCAAAAACCCAGAAAAGCTTCAGAGAAACAGTCAATTTGGATTCGGACCAAACCAAGTGATATCATTAGAAAGTATATTTCGAAATACTCTGTCTTTTTACGTCATAGATATCAGTCCAGGAGCGCTTTTCTTGGAAGgtatctaaagaagaaaaaatctgtTGTCAGTAGGCTAAAGAAGGCGAAGAGAACAGCTAAAGTGCTTTTGAACTCTACAGTTCCACCAGCTGGTGCTGAAGAGCTGTCAAGCGCTGTCGCAAATCCTCCTCCAAAGCGACCTGTGCGGGCTTCTTGCCGCGTtgcaagaaggaggaagaggagtgaTGAAAGCTACCATGGCCGACAGAAAGGTCCTTCTACACCTGTGAGAGCATATGATCTGAGAAGCTCATCTTGTTTACAACAACGTGAGAGAATGATGACTCGGCTAGCAAACAAATTGAGAGGTAATGAGGTAAAATAG